In the SAR202 cluster bacterium genome, one interval contains:
- a CDS encoding response regulator transcription factor, with the protein MNVSHINGMLVIRPRDASGVADHDIEPITDREREVLALVADGLSNKEISEKLFISERKVKNHLTSTMAKLRASDRTRAVVKAIRMGWLQI; encoded by the coding sequence ATGAACGTATCCCACATCAACGGCATGCTCGTCATCCGCCCGAGGGACGCTTCCGGGGTCGCCGATCACGATATCGAGCCGATAACGGACCGCGAGCGTGAGGTGCTGGCGCTGGTCGCCGACGGCCTCTCCAACAAGGAGATCAGCGAGAAGCTCTTCATCTCCGAGCGCAAGGTCAAGAACCACCTCACCTCCACCATGGCAAAGCTCCGCGCATCGGACCGCACCCGCGCGGTCGTCAAGGCCATCCGCATGGGATGGCTTCAGATCTAG
- a CDS encoding iron-containing alcohol dehydrogenase, giving the protein MKLETAFAMDTSSIKYGPGVTREVGYEMRRLGAKRVMVVTDPKLARLEPVAVTMQSLTAEGIDAVLFDRVSVEPTDVSFKEAIRSSIEGKFDGYVGVGGGSSMDTAKAANLYATYPADFLAYVNAPIGEGRPVPGPVRPLAAIPTTTGTGSETTGVAVFDFLEMKTKTGIAHKALRPAIGIVDPENTKTLPALVVACSGLDVLGHGLESYTALPFTKRPAPESPVLRPAYQGSNPISDVWAVRSIEMVAANMVRAVHDATDAEARAQMLLAATFAGVGFGNAGCHLPHGMSYPIAGGVKTFKPEGYPQHHAMVPHGMAVIMTAPAVFRFTAPTDPEKHLNCARLMGADVRGAGPEDAGELLAEAIIKLIRRINMPNGLKALGYGPEDVDRLVAGTLPQHRVIKISPRPVAAEDLKKLFLESMTLW; this is encoded by the coding sequence ATGAAGCTCGAGACGGCGTTCGCCATGGACACATCAAGCATCAAGTACGGCCCCGGCGTCACGCGGGAGGTCGGATACGAGATGCGGCGCCTGGGCGCAAAGCGAGTGATGGTCGTCACCGACCCGAAGCTGGCGAGGCTGGAGCCTGTGGCGGTGACGATGCAGTCCCTGACGGCGGAAGGGATCGACGCCGTGCTGTTCGACCGGGTGAGCGTGGAGCCGACCGACGTTTCGTTCAAGGAGGCGATCAGGTCCTCCATCGAGGGCAAGTTCGACGGCTACGTGGGCGTGGGCGGCGGCTCCAGCATGGACACGGCGAAGGCCGCCAACCTGTACGCTACCTACCCCGCGGATTTTCTGGCGTACGTGAACGCGCCGATAGGGGAGGGCAGGCCGGTGCCGGGGCCGGTGCGGCCGCTGGCGGCGATACCTACGACAACCGGGACGGGCAGCGAGACCACCGGTGTGGCGGTCTTCGACTTCCTGGAGATGAAGACCAAGACCGGTATCGCGCACAAGGCGCTGAGGCCGGCGATCGGCATTGTGGACCCGGAAAATACGAAGACGCTCCCGGCGTTGGTAGTGGCGTGCAGCGGGCTGGACGTGCTGGGGCACGGGCTGGAGTCTTACACCGCGCTGCCGTTCACGAAGCGGCCAGCCCCGGAATCCCCGGTGCTGCGGCCGGCTTACCAGGGGTCTAACCCCATCAGCGACGTGTGGGCGGTGCGCTCCATCGAGATGGTGGCGGCGAATATGGTGCGGGCGGTGCACGACGCGACGGACGCCGAGGCGCGGGCGCAGATGCTGCTGGCGGCCACCTTCGCGGGCGTGGGTTTCGGGAACGCCGGTTGCCACCTGCCGCACGGGATGTCCTACCCCATCGCGGGCGGCGTCAAGACATTCAAGCCGGAGGGGTACCCGCAGCACCACGCCATGGTGCCTCACGGCATGGCGGTGATTATGACCGCGCCGGCTGTGTTCCGCTTCACCGCGCCCACGGACCCCGAGAAGCACCTGAATTGCGCCAGGCTCATGGGCGCGGACGTACGCGGCGCCGGGCCGGAGGATGCGGGCGAGCTGCTGGCGGAGGCTATCATCAAGCTCATCCGGCGGATCAACATGCCGAACGGGCTCAAGGCGCTGGGCTACGGACCTGAGGACGTGGACAGGCTGGTTGCAGGCACCCTCCCGCAGCACCGCGTGATCAAGATCTCGCCGCGCCCGGTAGCGGCGGAAGACCTCAAAAAGCTATTCCTGGAGTCCATGACGCTCTGGTAG
- a CDS encoding Lrp/AsnC family transcriptional regulator, with protein MATKAYILIETAVGKSKTVAKELRALKGVVTVDAVTGPYDIISVVNAPDLNSVGDLVTSEIHTIDGILRTVTCLSVGSV; from the coding sequence ATGGCGACCAAGGCTTACATTCTTATCGAGACCGCGGTTGGGAAGTCCAAGACCGTCGCGAAGGAGCTTCGCGCCCTGAAGGGGGTGGTCACGGTGGACGCAGTCACCGGCCCTTACGACATCATTTCCGTTGTGAACGCCCCGGACCTGAACTCCGTGGGGGACCTGGTGACGAGCGAGATCCACACCATAGACGGCATTCTCCGCACGGTCACCTGTCTCTCCGTCGGCTCAGTCTAG